In Streptomyces canus, one DNA window encodes the following:
- a CDS encoding cation:proton antiporter regulatory subunit — MSAPRLRATPLPGIGVQYDLMTREDRHLSVVAHRDGARTVSVYRADDPDSCAQSLRLTGSEAGALIDALKPSHHSPSLLYTTDLGLVAERIEVAAGSRWNGRVLGDTKMRTDTGASVVAALRRAEAIPSPTPDFRLAGGDILIVVGTREGVDAAAAILGRE, encoded by the coding sequence GTGTCTGCACCACGCCTGAGGGCGACGCCGCTGCCGGGGATCGGGGTCCAGTACGACCTCATGACCCGCGAGGACCGCCATCTCTCCGTGGTGGCGCACCGCGACGGTGCCCGTACCGTGAGCGTGTACCGGGCCGACGACCCCGACTCCTGCGCCCAGTCGCTGCGCCTGACCGGCTCCGAGGCGGGCGCCCTGATCGACGCGCTGAAGCCCTCTCACCACAGCCCGAGCCTCCTGTACACCACCGACCTGGGCCTGGTGGCCGAGCGCATCGAGGTGGCGGCCGGCTCCCGCTGGAACGGCCGGGTCCTGGGCGACACGAAGATGCGCACGGACACCGGCGCGTCCGTCGTGGCGGCCCTGCGCCGGGCCGAGGCGATCCCGTCCCCCACGCCGGACTTCCGCCTGGCGGGCGGCGACATCCTCATCGTCGTGGGCACCCGCGAGGGCGTGGACGCCGCCGCGGCGATCCTCGGGCGGGAGTGA
- a CDS encoding cation:proton antiporter: MHSAVLLIEFGSIILGLGLLGRFAARFRLSPIPLYLLAGLAFGEGGLLPLGASEEFVSIGAEIGVILLLLMLGLEYSAGDLVTNLKAHYPSGLVDGALNALPGAAAALLLGWGPVAAVVLAGVTWISSSGVIAKVLGDLGRVGNRETPVILSVLVLEDLAMAVYLPIVTALVAGAGLLAGSLTLAIALGAAGLVLFVAVRYGRLISRFVSSDDPEKLLLVVLGLTILVAGVAQQLQVSAAVGAFLVGIALSGEVAEGAHTLLSPLRDLFAAVFFVFFGLHTDPASIPPVLLPALALALVTAATKIATGYWAARRAGISSKGRWRTGGALVARGEFSIVIAGLAVSAGIEPSLGPLATAYVLILVIVGPLTARYTEPLATRLTTRRESPTTTDSGSRVAEASVGRDGA, encoded by the coding sequence GTGCACTCCGCGGTCCTGCTGATCGAGTTCGGCTCGATCATCCTCGGCCTGGGTCTCCTCGGCCGTTTCGCCGCCCGTTTCCGCCTCTCGCCCATCCCCCTCTACCTTCTGGCCGGCCTGGCCTTCGGCGAGGGCGGCCTGCTCCCGCTGGGCGCGAGTGAGGAGTTCGTGTCGATAGGCGCCGAGATCGGCGTCATCCTCCTGCTCCTGATGCTCGGCCTGGAGTACTCGGCCGGCGACCTGGTCACCAACCTCAAGGCCCACTACCCCTCCGGCCTGGTCGACGGCGCCCTCAACGCCCTCCCGGGAGCGGCAGCCGCGCTCCTGCTGGGCTGGGGCCCGGTGGCGGCGGTGGTCCTGGCGGGCGTCACCTGGATCTCCTCCTCCGGCGTCATAGCGAAGGTCCTGGGCGACCTGGGCAGGGTCGGCAACAGGGAGACCCCGGTCATCCTGAGCGTCCTGGTCCTGGAGGACCTGGCGATGGCGGTGTACCTGCCCATCGTCACCGCCCTCGTCGCCGGAGCGGGCCTGCTGGCCGGAAGCCTGACGCTGGCCATCGCGCTCGGGGCGGCCGGCCTGGTCCTGTTCGTGGCGGTCCGCTACGGCCGCCTGATCTCCCGCTTCGTCTCGAGCGACGACCCGGAGAAGCTCCTGCTGGTGGTCCTGGGCCTGACGATCCTGGTGGCGGGCGTGGCACAGCAACTCCAGGTCTCGGCAGCGGTGGGCGCGTTCCTCGTGGGCATCGCCCTCTCGGGTGAGGTGGCGGAGGGCGCCCACACCCTCCTGAGCCCCCTGAGGGACCTCTTCGCCGCGGTCTTCTTCGTCTTCTTCGGCCTCCACACGGACCCGGCGAGCATCCCCCCGGTCCTGCTCCCCGCGCTGGCCCTGGCCCTGGTCACCGCGGCAACCAAGATCGCCACCGGCTACTGGGCGGCCCGCCGAGCCGGAATCTCCTCCAAGGGCCGCTGGCGCACGGGCGGCGCCCTGGTGGCCCGCGGCGAGTTCTCGATCGTCATCGCGGGCCTGGCGGTCTCGGCCGGCATAGAACCCTCCCTGGGCCCCCTGGCCACGGCCTACGTCCTCATCCTGGTCATTGTCGGCCCCCTCACGGCCCGCTACACGGAGCCCCTGGCGACACGACTGACGACGCGCCGCGAGTCCCCGACGACGACGGACAGCGGCTCGCGGGTGGCGGAGGCGTCGGTGGGGCGGGACGGCGCCTGA
- a CDS encoding TAXI family TRAP transporter solute-binding subunit → MPKPFPRLGRRQALQTAAATIVALGLLLWWLLPLGETPPAGTITFSTGTKQGVYQKYGGLLRKEIRKDMPDLKVKLETSAGSQENVRLVATGKADFAIAAADAVETYQQNGDPGADQLRGVARLYDDYVQLVVPADSDIRTLADLKGKRVSIGVPNSGVRLIADRVLNAAGIDPDKDIRPRAAGIDTGPKLLGHGLDAFFWSGGLPTDGLKQLAERSAFRFVPIQPSLVAKLHAGGEPTRYYRATNMPASAYPSVQNNRTVPTMAVSNLLITRKDMDPELTEWLTRTVIKSRDGIGHDVHSAQLVDVRTAIYTDPVPLHEGARRYYRSVKP, encoded by the coding sequence ATGCCCAAGCCGTTCCCCCGCCTCGGCCGCCGCCAGGCGCTCCAGACCGCGGCCGCCACGATCGTGGCCCTCGGCCTGCTCCTGTGGTGGCTGCTCCCGCTGGGCGAGACCCCTCCGGCCGGCACGATCACCTTCAGCACGGGCACGAAGCAAGGCGTCTACCAGAAGTACGGCGGCCTCCTCCGCAAGGAGATCCGCAAGGACATGCCGGACCTGAAGGTGAAGCTGGAGACCAGCGCCGGCTCCCAGGAGAACGTCAGACTCGTGGCCACCGGAAAGGCCGACTTCGCCATCGCCGCGGCCGACGCGGTGGAGACCTACCAGCAGAACGGCGACCCGGGCGCCGACCAGCTCCGCGGCGTGGCCCGCCTCTACGACGACTACGTACAGCTCGTCGTCCCGGCCGACTCGGACATCCGCACCCTGGCCGACCTGAAGGGCAAGCGCGTCTCCATCGGCGTCCCCAACTCCGGCGTACGACTGATAGCGGACCGTGTGCTCAACGCCGCCGGCATCGACCCGGACAAGGACATCCGGCCCAGGGCCGCGGGCATCGACACCGGCCCCAAGCTCCTCGGCCACGGCCTGGACGCGTTCTTCTGGTCCGGCGGCCTGCCCACCGACGGCCTGAAGCAGCTGGCCGAACGCTCCGCGTTCCGCTTCGTCCCGATCCAACCGTCCCTCGTGGCGAAGCTGCACGCCGGGGGCGAGCCCACCCGCTACTACCGCGCCACCAACATGCCGGCGTCGGCGTACCCGTCCGTCCAGAACAACAGGACCGTCCCGACGATGGCCGTGTCCAACCTGCTGATCACCCGCAAGGACATGGACCCCGAGCTCACGGAGTGGCTCACCCGGACCGTGATCAAGAGCAGGGACGGCATCGGCCACGACGTCCACTCCGCACAGCTGGTCGACGTACGTACGGCGATCTACACCGATCCGGTCCCCCTCCACGAGGGCGCCCGCCGCTACTACCGCTCGGTCAAACCGTAG
- a CDS encoding sensor histidine kinase, with amino-acid sequence MRTRLLPLLIVLMAAVLMALGVPLAIGVASAQQQKVVVDRIDDTAHFAALAQFVTDASDERLETLESELASYYKVYGIRVGVFYDGDVPMATAPRGWFLPREGEVRDAFGEALLSRRSQDPKQVWPWQRGRLVVASPVIRDGDVIAVVVTDSPTGPMRSRILHDWLVIFAGELAAMLLAVGAALRLTGWVLRPVRVLDATTHDIATGRLKSRVAVAGGPPELRRLARSFNEMADNVEDVLEQQRAFVADASHQLRNPLAALLLRIELLAFELPEGNTEIASVQTEGKRLAQVLDDLLDLALAEHTEADLGITDIGELTSERVAAWTPTAEAKGVLLVGSCPPTTAWADPVTLSSALDAVIDNAIKFTPKDETVAVTVAADGDTSTVVVADRGPGLTDEELVRVGDRFWRSGRHQNIKGSGLGLSISRALLAAGGGAISYGHHEPHGLVVTVSVPRSRPTV; translated from the coding sequence GTGCGTACACGTCTTCTTCCGCTGCTCATCGTCCTCATGGCCGCCGTACTGATGGCCCTGGGCGTGCCGCTCGCCATCGGTGTCGCCTCCGCCCAGCAACAGAAGGTCGTCGTCGACCGGATCGACGACACCGCGCACTTCGCCGCCCTCGCCCAGTTCGTCACCGACGCCTCCGACGAACGCCTGGAGACACTGGAGAGTGAACTCGCCAGCTACTACAAGGTCTACGGCATTCGTGTCGGTGTCTTCTACGACGGCGATGTGCCCATGGCCACCGCCCCACGCGGATGGTTCCTCCCCCGGGAGGGCGAGGTGCGCGACGCGTTCGGCGAGGCGCTGCTCAGCCGCCGAAGCCAGGACCCCAAGCAGGTCTGGCCCTGGCAGCGGGGCCGGCTGGTCGTGGCCTCGCCGGTGATCCGGGACGGCGACGTCATCGCGGTCGTCGTCACCGACTCGCCCACCGGCCCGATGCGTTCGCGGATCCTGCACGACTGGCTCGTCATCTTCGCGGGCGAACTCGCCGCCATGCTGCTGGCCGTAGGCGCCGCGCTGCGGCTGACCGGCTGGGTGCTCAGGCCCGTGCGGGTCCTCGACGCCACCACCCACGACATCGCCACCGGCCGGCTCAAGTCCCGGGTGGCGGTGGCCGGGGGGCCGCCCGAACTCCGCCGACTGGCACGCTCGTTCAACGAGATGGCGGACAACGTCGAGGACGTGTTGGAGCAACAGCGGGCCTTCGTCGCCGACGCCTCCCACCAGTTGAGGAATCCGCTCGCCGCCCTGCTTCTGCGTATCGAGCTGCTCGCCTTCGAACTTCCCGAGGGGAACACCGAGATCGCCTCCGTGCAGACGGAGGGCAAGCGGCTGGCCCAGGTCCTCGACGACCTCCTCGACCTCGCGCTCGCCGAGCACACCGAGGCGGACCTCGGAATCACCGACATCGGGGAGCTCACCTCCGAACGGGTCGCCGCCTGGACCCCCACCGCCGAGGCCAAGGGAGTGCTGCTGGTGGGGAGTTGTCCGCCCACCACCGCCTGGGCCGACCCCGTCACCCTCTCCAGCGCCCTCGACGCGGTCATCGACAACGCGATCAAGTTCACCCCCAAGGACGAGACCGTCGCGGTCACGGTCGCCGCGGACGGGGACACCTCGACGGTCGTCGTCGCCGACCGCGGACCCGGGCTCACCGACGAGGAACTCGTGCGTGTCGGCGACCGGTTCTGGCGCAGCGGACGGCATCAGAACATCAAGGGCTCCGGTCTCGGGCTGTCCATCTCGCGGGCGCTGCTGGCTGCCGGCGGCGGAGCGATCTCGTACGGACACCATGAGCCGCACGGGCTGGTGGTGACCGTCTCCGTGCCCCGTAGTCGTCCTACGGTTTGA
- a CDS encoding response regulator transcription factor: MRLLLVEDDNHVAAALSAVLARHGFDVTHARSGEEALQALVPEVDGFGVVLLDLGLPDQDGYEVCGKIRKRTSTPVIMVTARSDVRSRIHGLNLGADDYVVKPYDTGELLARIHAVSRRTVHEDASGGGDAALVLGAVRIELPTRQVTVDGTVVQLTRKEFDLLALLAQRPGVVFRREQIISEVWRTSWEGTGRTLEVHVASLRAKLRMPALIETVRGVGYRLVAPGV, translated from the coding sequence GTGAGACTTCTCCTCGTCGAGGACGACAACCACGTGGCCGCCGCGCTGTCCGCGGTGCTCGCCCGGCACGGTTTCGACGTCACGCACGCCCGTAGCGGCGAGGAGGCACTCCAGGCGCTCGTCCCGGAGGTGGACGGCTTCGGCGTCGTGCTCCTGGACCTCGGACTGCCCGACCAGGACGGCTACGAGGTGTGCGGCAAGATCCGCAAGCGCACCAGCACACCGGTGATCATGGTCACCGCTCGCTCCGACGTGCGCTCCCGCATCCACGGGCTCAACCTCGGCGCCGACGACTACGTGGTCAAGCCGTACGACACCGGGGAGTTGCTCGCCCGCATCCACGCCGTCAGCCGGCGCACCGTCCATGAGGACGCGTCGGGCGGCGGGGATGCCGCGCTGGTCCTCGGCGCCGTGCGCATCGAACTGCCGACCCGTCAGGTCACCGTCGACGGCACGGTCGTCCAGCTCACCCGCAAGGAGTTCGACCTCCTGGCGCTGCTCGCCCAGCGGCCCGGTGTGGTCTTCCGGCGCGAGCAGATCATCAGCGAGGTCTGGCGCACCAGCTGGGAGGGAACAGGTCGCACGCTGGAGGTACATGTGGCGTCCCTGCGCGCGAAGCTGAGGATGCCCGCGCTGATCGAGACGGTACGGGGCGTGGGGTACCGGTTGGTGGCGCCGGGGGTGTGA
- a CDS encoding amino acid ABC transporter ATP-binding protein translates to MTEVSVAKEDVAATGELVVLKSVNKHFGALHVLQDIDLTIARGEVVVVIGPSGSGKSTLCRTINRLETIDTGSIVIDGKPLPQEGKELARLRADVGMVFQSFNLFAHKTVLENVMLGQIKVRKADKKQAEEKARALLDRVGVATQADKYPAQLSGGQQQRVAIARALAMDPKVMLFDEPTSALDPEMINEVLEVMQQLARDGMTMIVVTHEMGFARSAANRVVFMADGRIVEEAAPDQFFSNPRSDRAKDFLSKILHH, encoded by the coding sequence ATGACCGAAGTATCGGTGGCCAAGGAAGATGTGGCCGCGACCGGCGAACTGGTCGTCCTGAAGAGCGTCAACAAGCACTTCGGCGCGTTGCACGTACTCCAGGACATCGACCTGACGATCGCCCGCGGCGAGGTCGTCGTGGTCATCGGACCCTCCGGGTCCGGGAAGTCCACCCTGTGCCGCACCATCAACCGCCTGGAGACGATCGACACGGGTTCGATCGTCATCGACGGCAAGCCGCTGCCCCAGGAGGGCAAGGAACTGGCCCGGCTGCGCGCCGACGTCGGAATGGTCTTCCAGTCCTTCAACCTCTTCGCGCACAAGACCGTGCTCGAGAACGTGATGCTGGGCCAGATCAAGGTCCGCAAGGCCGACAAGAAGCAGGCCGAGGAGAAGGCGCGCGCCCTGCTCGACCGGGTCGGCGTCGCCACGCAGGCGGACAAGTACCCCGCCCAGCTGTCCGGCGGTCAGCAGCAGCGTGTCGCCATCGCCCGCGCCCTGGCGATGGACCCCAAGGTCATGCTCTTCGACGAGCCCACGTCGGCGCTCGACCCTGAGATGATCAACGAGGTGCTGGAGGTCATGCAGCAGCTCGCCCGCGACGGCATGACAATGATCGTCGTCACGCACGAAATGGGTTTCGCACGATCGGCTGCAAATCGCGTGGTGTTCATGGCGGACGGACGGATCGTCGAGGAGGCTGCGCCCGACCAGTTCTTCAGCAATCCGCGCAGCGACCGTGCCAAGGACTTCCTGTCGAAGATCCTGCACCACTGA
- a CDS encoding glutamate ABC transporter substrate-binding protein, protein MKLRKVTAASAAVLALALSATACGGDSNDDSSGSGSSGGGKIKIGIKYDQPGLGLKEPDGSFSGFDVDVATYVAKQLGYQPNQIEFVETKSADRENALARGDVKLIAATYSINDERKKKVDFAGPYLLAHQDLLVKKDSKISEATDLNGEKLCSVTGSTSAQNVKDDFAPKAQLKQNAGYSECIAALQSGAVDAVTTDDSILAGFAAQDKYKGQFKLAGLKLSNENYGVGVKKGDTATLNKVNAALEKMVSDGSWQKAVDKNFGPAGYKNEPAPKVGVIVK, encoded by the coding sequence ATGAAGCTCCGCAAGGTCACCGCCGCCTCGGCCGCCGTTCTCGCCCTCGCCCTGTCCGCGACCGCCTGCGGCGGCGACAGCAACGACGACAGCTCCGGCTCGGGTTCCAGCGGCGGGGGCAAGATCAAGATCGGTATCAAGTACGACCAGCCCGGCCTCGGCCTGAAGGAGCCCGACGGTTCCTTCTCCGGCTTCGACGTGGACGTGGCGACGTACGTGGCCAAGCAGCTCGGTTACCAGCCCAACCAGATCGAGTTCGTCGAGACCAAGAGCGCCGACCGTGAGAACGCGCTCGCCCGTGGCGACGTGAAGCTCATCGCGGCCACCTACTCGATCAATGACGAGCGCAAGAAGAAGGTCGACTTCGCCGGCCCGTACCTGCTGGCCCACCAGGACCTGCTGGTCAAGAAGGACTCCAAGATCAGCGAGGCCACGGACCTCAACGGCGAGAAGCTGTGTTCCGTGACCGGCTCGACCTCGGCGCAGAACGTCAAGGACGACTTCGCCCCGAAGGCCCAGCTGAAGCAGAACGCCGGCTACTCGGAGTGCATCGCCGCCCTCCAGAGCGGCGCCGTCGACGCGGTGACCACGGACGACTCGATCCTCGCGGGCTTCGCGGCCCAGGACAAGTACAAGGGCCAGTTCAAGCTCGCCGGCCTCAAGCTGAGCAACGAGAACTACGGCGTCGGCGTGAAGAAGGGCGACACCGCGACCCTGAACAAGGTCAACGCCGCCCTGGAGAAGATGGTCAGCGACGGCTCCTGGCAGAAGGCGGTCGACAAGAACTTCGGCCCGGCCGGCTACAAGAACGAGCCCGCCCCGAAGGTCGGCGTCATCGTCAAGTAA
- a CDS encoding amino acid ABC transporter permease, translating to MFDFLEGYDVLGAFWMTVKLTALSAVGSLIWGTLLAAMRVSPVPLMRGFGTAYVNIVRNIPLTVIIVFTSLGLADIFGVTMGAADNFDVQGFRLAVLGFVAYTAAFVCEAIRSGINTVPLGQAEAARAIGLNFTQTLRLIVLPQAFRSVIGPLANVLIALTKNTTVAAAIGVAEAATLMKTMIENEAQTLAIGAVFAFGFLVLTLPTGLLLGWLAKRLAVKR from the coding sequence GTGTTCGACTTTCTAGAAGGTTATGACGTCCTCGGGGCGTTCTGGATGACGGTGAAACTCACCGCCCTGTCCGCCGTCGGCTCCCTGATCTGGGGCACCCTGCTGGCCGCGATGCGGGTCAGCCCGGTCCCGTTGATGCGCGGCTTCGGCACCGCCTACGTCAACATCGTCCGGAACATCCCGCTGACGGTCATCATCGTCTTCACCTCGCTCGGCCTCGCCGACATCTTCGGTGTGACGATGGGCGCGGCGGACAACTTCGACGTCCAGGGCTTCCGGCTGGCGGTGCTCGGTTTCGTCGCCTACACCGCGGCGTTCGTCTGCGAGGCGATCCGCTCCGGCATCAACACGGTGCCGCTCGGCCAGGCCGAGGCGGCCCGTGCGATCGGGCTGAACTTCACCCAGACCCTGCGTCTCATCGTGCTCCCGCAGGCCTTCCGCTCGGTCATCGGGCCGCTGGCCAACGTGCTGATCGCGCTGACCAAGAACACCACCGTGGCGGCCGCGATCGGCGTGGCCGAGGCCGCCACCCTGATGAAGACGATGATCGAGAACGAAGCCCAGACGCTCGCCATCGGCGCGGTCTTCGCGTTCGGCTTCCTGGTACTGACCCTGCCGACCGGCCTCCTCCTCGGCTGGCTCGCCAAGCGACTGGCGGTGAAGCGATGA
- a CDS encoding amino acid ABC transporter permease — MSSVLYDTPGPRAKRRNVLLSVVFTVLLALLLWWVWQKMDDKNQLEWSLWEPFTTSAAWTTYLLPGLGDTLKAAAISMLIALPLGAVFGIARMSDHAWVRGAAGTVVEFFRAIPVLLLMLFANEFYVRSTDISSEQRPLYAVVTGLVLYNASVLAEIVRAGILSLPKGQTEAAYAVGLRKGQTMTSVLLPQAVTAMLPAIVSQLVVIVKDTALGGVMLGFTELLNSRSTLAANYANVIPSFIVVGIIYIILNFLLTSFAGWLERRLRRSKKSTGAVLGEDTVEVNPAAVGGTFGTGGEGGGPSGFTFNDKPPR; from the coding sequence ATGAGCTCGGTCCTCTACGACACGCCGGGACCCCGCGCCAAACGGCGCAACGTTCTCCTGTCGGTCGTCTTCACCGTCCTCCTCGCCCTCCTCCTGTGGTGGGTGTGGCAGAAGATGGACGACAAGAACCAGCTGGAGTGGAGCCTCTGGGAGCCCTTCACCACCAGTGCGGCCTGGACGACGTACCTGCTGCCCGGTCTCGGTGACACCCTCAAGGCCGCGGCGATCTCCATGCTGATCGCCCTCCCCCTGGGCGCGGTCTTCGGCATCGCCCGCATGTCCGACCACGCCTGGGTGCGGGGCGCGGCCGGCACGGTGGTCGAGTTCTTCCGGGCGATCCCGGTGCTGCTCCTGATGCTGTTCGCCAACGAGTTCTACGTCCGCTCCACGGACATCAGCAGCGAGCAGCGGCCCCTGTACGCCGTCGTCACCGGCCTGGTGCTCTACAACGCCTCGGTGCTCGCCGAGATCGTCCGCGCGGGCATTCTCTCCCTGCCCAAGGGGCAGACGGAGGCGGCCTACGCGGTCGGCCTGCGCAAGGGCCAGACGATGACCAGCGTCCTGCTCCCGCAGGCGGTCACCGCGATGCTGCCGGCCATCGTCAGCCAGCTGGTCGTCATCGTGAAGGACACCGCGCTGGGCGGCGTGATGCTGGGCTTCACCGAGCTGCTCAACTCACGCAGCACGCTGGCGGCCAACTACGCCAACGTCATCCCCAGCTTCATCGTCGTCGGCATCATCTACATCATCCTGAACTTCCTCCTCACCAGCTTCGCGGGCTGGCTGGAGCGGAGGCTGCGGCGCAGCAAGAAGAGCACGGGCGCGGTCCTCGGCGAGGACACGGTGGAGGTCAACCCGGCAGCGGTGGGCGGCACCTTCGGCACCGGCGGCGAGGGCGGCGGCCCGAGCGGATTCACCTTCAACGACAAGCCGCCCCGATGA